TATAAATCTCAAGAAACCATCCGTAAGTCGTCAGGCGTAAATCGACGGGAGGAAAAGGAATGGAAAATCAGGGATAAGATAGTATCCCGTCGATTGGGGTCGGGCTAAAATAATGTTATATTGTAAAGACTTGACAGGATAAAACCTTTTTTGGTAAGATTCAGCAAAATTGATCTTTACACCCCACAATTTCAGTAAGAACATGCATATCACGGTCACTTTCGTTGGAATTTTGGCAGAACTTATTCAGGAGGAAACCGTCGAGGTGCACCTACCCCAGGAAGCCACGTATGGAGACCTCCTGAAGGAGATCTGGCGTCAATGCGGCCGTTCTATCCCGGATCTTCTCTGGGATCGGCAGGCGAATTCATTTAAGGAACCCATCTTTGCCATGGCCAACGGCAGAGCCATTGACTCTCCCGCCACTCCGCTAACGGACGGCGAAGAGGTTAAATTCTTAACCCTCGTTGCCGGTGGTTGATCAGACCAAAGTGGGATGTGGCGGTGCAGGGCTTCGCTTGGCATCATAAGGCACTGGTTTTTCCAAATATTTTTTGCCGATGATGATTTGGAAAAGGAGGAATAGGGAGATGAAGATATTGCGGCTTAATATGAATAAATTGGCAGGGCATTATGAAAATCTGCCGGAAGAGTGGAAACTCGTAGGGGGGAGAGGTTTGATTGCCAAAATCATGAATAAAGAAGTACCTCCGACAGCGGACCCTCTGGGACCTGAAAACAAGCTCATTATTGCCGGGGGGCCTTTGGCTGGAACTCTGGCTCCCCAGCTCGGAAGAATCTCGGTCGGGGGGAAGAGCCCTCTCACGTTGGGAATTAAGGAAGCCAATTCCGGTGGGCCAGCAGCCCAGGAATTGGACCGCTTGGGGATTCGGGCGATTATTGTGGAGGGGATGTCTCCGCAGGATAAGCTGTTCGGTCTGAAGATCACCAAAGATGGGGTCAGTATTATTCCTATGGATGAATACAAGGGGATGAAAAATTATAAGTTGAACCAAGAGTTGCGAAAGAAATATGGAGATAAGATCTCCATTGCCTCCATAGGGGTTGTGGGGGAGAAGAAATACAAATCCGCCTCCGTTAGCTTTTCCGATATGTTGGGGGACCCATCCAGAAATGCCGCGAGGGGCGGTTTGGGGGCGGTAATGGGTTCCAAAGGGCTGAAGGCCATCGTTATTGACAGCTCAGGAACCCCCCCCGTGGATATTGCCGACAAGGAAAAATTCAGGGAAAGCGTAAAATCCTGGGTCGATACTTTGAACAAAGACGTTACCTGCTGGCTGTTCCGTCAGTTTGGAACTCCTTTGGCGGTTTCCACCAACAGTTATCAAGGAACCATGCCGTGGCAAAATTACACTTCCGGAAGGCCTGTCGGGTTTAAGAATGTCAGCGGCGAAGTGATCAAAAAGATAAACCTGGAACGAGGCGGGAAAATGCACGGTTGCATGCCAGGGTGCGTGATCCAATGTTCCATCCTCTATCACCAGGCCAATGGCGCACACCTGTGCTCCGCTTATGAATATGAAGCAATCGGTCTGCTAGGAACCAATTTGGGAATTACGGATCCTGATGCCATTGGGCGGATGAAGTATATATGTGATGATCTGGGGATCGACCTGATCGAAATAGGAAGTGCTTTGGGGGTAACAGCCAGTGCCGGCAGGATGA
This portion of the Deltaproteobacteria bacterium genome encodes:
- a CDS encoding MoaD/ThiS family protein; protein product: MHITVTFVGILAELIQEETVEVHLPQEATYGDLLKEIWRQCGRSIPDLLWDRQANSFKEPIFAMANGRAIDSPATPLTDGEEVKFLTLVAGG